From Acidimicrobiales bacterium, one genomic window encodes:
- a CDS encoding methyltransferase domain-containing protein codes for MTAAGHVLRNSGRVAEAEETYREAVSFDTANTAAHHFLGDVLADLGRHDDALSAYSTAAQLGGYSPREADILVRLLHHAGKRDEAIGVVSRWVAMHPDDPIGRHMLAACGSAPTPERADDDYVTVLFDGYAASFDQSLGRLGYRAPELVVDAVGEAVGDARADLRVLDAGCGTGLCGPGLRPFAQTLTGVDLSGAMLQHARERGCYDELIQNELTGYLGDGPDRFDVIASADVLIYFGDLTAVLGAAALALARGGTLVFSVEADPSPEAAYSLQHHGRFAHSREHLRGSIAKAGLDLVALSPDVLRNEGGQPVDGFVVTAYKPRPQA; via the coding sequence ATGACGGCCGCCGGGCACGTCCTGCGCAACTCGGGCCGAGTCGCAGAAGCTGAGGAGACCTACCGCGAAGCGGTCTCGTTCGACACGGCCAACACCGCGGCGCATCACTTCCTCGGCGACGTACTCGCCGACCTGGGACGCCATGACGACGCGCTCAGCGCCTACTCGACCGCTGCCCAACTGGGCGGGTACTCGCCTCGTGAGGCCGACATCCTGGTCAGGCTGCTGCATCACGCAGGCAAGCGAGACGAGGCCATCGGTGTGGTCAGTCGCTGGGTCGCAATGCACCCAGACGACCCCATCGGGCGGCACATGCTGGCAGCGTGCGGCTCGGCGCCGACACCAGAGCGGGCCGACGACGACTATGTGACCGTTCTGTTCGATGGCTACGCAGCCTCGTTCGACCAGTCGCTGGGCCGGCTGGGCTATCGCGCTCCAGAGCTCGTGGTCGACGCTGTTGGCGAGGCGGTCGGGGATGCACGGGCCGACCTGCGCGTGCTCGACGCCGGATGCGGAACAGGCCTGTGTGGCCCGGGCCTGCGGCCTTTCGCCCAGACCCTCACGGGGGTCGACCTGTCGGGCGCCATGTTGCAACACGCCCGCGAGCGGGGTTGTTATGACGAGCTGATCCAAAACGAGCTCACCGGTTACCTCGGCGATGGCCCAGATCGATTCGACGTGATCGCGTCGGCCGACGTGCTGATCTACTTCGGAGATCTGACGGCCGTGCTCGGTGCTGCGGCATTGGCGCTGGCGCGCGGAGGAACGCTGGTGTTCAGCGTCGAAGCCGACCCCTCACCTGAGGCCGCCTACTCGCTGCAACACCACGGCAGGTTCGCCCATTCGCGCGAGCACCTTCGTGGTTCGATCGCGAAAGCCGGGCTCGACCTGGTGGCGTTGTCGCCCGACGTCTTGCGCAACGAAGGTGGCCAACCAGTCGACGGATTCGTGGTCACAGCGTACAAGCCTCGTCCGCAGGCGTAA